Genomic window (Streptomyces yatensis):
CTGCTGCGGCAGTGGTCGGAGACGGACGAGCGGATCGTCGACGAATCGATGGCGGCGACCGGGGTGGCGGAGCTCGCGGATCGCTATGTCGACGAATTGTCCGGCGGGCAGCGTCAGCGGGTATGGATCGCGATGGCCATCGCCCAGCAGACCCCGCTGCTGCTCCTCGACGAGCCCACGACCTATCTCGACATCCAGCACCAGATCGACGTGCTGGACCTGTGCGCCCAGCTCCACGAGGAGCAGGGCCGCACTCTCGTCGCCGTTCTGCACGACCTGAACCACGCCGCCCGCTACGCCACCCATCTGATCGCGATGCGGGGCGGCGAGGTCGTCGCCGAGGGGGCGCCGGGGGACGTGGTCACGGCGGACCTGGTGGAGCGGGTCTTCGGGCTGCCCTGCCAGGTGATCGACGACCCCGAGACGGGGACGCCGCTGGTCATCCCGGCCTCCCGCCGGTCCCGTACGGCACGCGTGGAGGCACCGTCGCCGCTGGTGCGGTGAGCGAGTCCTGAGTGCGTAGAGCCTCGCGGCGGGGGCGCGGTCGGGGTGGCGTCCGCGCCCGTGACCTGGGCCCGTGACCTGGGGCGCCCCGCTGGCGGCGTGGGCGGGCGATGTGGTGGCTAGAGCAGCTTCCGCAGCCGCAGCAGGTCGCGCAGCCCGGCCTCGAGCTTGATCCGTCCGCTGCCCCACGCCCGTGCGAAGTGCAGCTCGCCGTCGACCAGGGCCACCAGGTCGTCGCCGGTCATCGCCAGCCGGATCTGCGCGCGCTCGGCGGGCGGGCCCGGCTCGGTCGTCACATCCTCGATCCGGCTGTCCACGAGACGGCCGGCGAAGGTGGTGTCCAGGTCGGTGATCCAGCAGCTCACGGAGCGATCGAGCGCGGCAGCGCTGCGGAGGTCCCCGTTCGCGCTCGCGAGGTTCTCCGCCAGTTTGTCGAGTGCACTGCGGCACTGTTCCAAGGTCGCCATCGCGCATGACGTTACCCCAGGTCTCGTACGTCGGAGAACGAGGGATTCGCGGTAGCGTCGGGGCCATGAGCGAGCCGATGTCGGCCGGATGGCCCGGCCCACAGCCCGATACGGCGGCCGAGCGGGCCCAGGAAGCCACGCCCGGGCCGCTTCCGGGGGCTGGTGTGGCGCCAGGTGCGGAGGCGGTCCCCCACCCGGTCACGGGCGGGGCCGGGGAGACGGATCCCGGGTCCGGGACGGGGCGGGAAGAGGCCTCGGAGCCGGTGTCGGAGGGGGTATCGGTGGGCGTGCCGGAGTCGGCGCCCGAGCCCGTGCCGGAGCCGCCCGGCCCCGCTGAACCGGCCCCGCTCGGCGTGGACCGCACGCCCACCGGCGTCCCCGAGGTGGATGCCCGGCTCGACCGGCTGGCCGACGCCGACCACCTTGAGACGAGCGGGCATCTGGAGGTGTACGAGGATGTCCACGGGGGTCTTCGCGACACGCTGACAGCACTCGACCGGCGGCCCGGACCCCCCGCGCCCGGCCCCCGGCCCCCGTCCGCTGCGTAGACGGCACCGTCGGCTGGGCACGCGACCCCGTCCGTTACGCGAACGATGTCGTCCGCTGCGCAAAGACCTCGTCCGCTACATGATCGACCTCAGGAGCTGAACCACCCGTGGCAGTGACCCGCCCACGACGCGTACGACTCGACGCGGAGCTGGTGCGCCGCAAGCTGGCCCGTTCGCGTGAGCATGCGAGCCAGCTGATCGCCGCGGGCCGGGTCACCGTCGGCGGGGCGGTGGCGACCAAACCGGCCACGCAGGTGGAGACCAGCGCGGCCGTCGTCGTGATCGAGGACGACAGCGATCCGGATTACGTCTCGCGCGGTGGCCACAAGCTCGCGGGGGCGCTGTACGCGTTCAGCGAGGAGTACCGGGAGGGTGTGGGCGGGGGCGCGGGGCAGCGCTCCGGGGTCCGCCCGGGCGTGGGAGCTGGTGCCGGTGTTGGCTCTGGTGCCGGGTTGAAGGTCGCCGGGCGGCGGGCGCTGGACGCGGGTGCGTCGACCGGAGGCTTCACGGACGTCCTGCTGCGCGCGGGCGTGGCGCAGGTGCTCGCCGTCGACGTCGGCTACGGCCAGCTCGCCTGGTCGCTGCAGAGCGATGAACGCGTCAGTGTTTACGACCGTACAAACGTACGCGAGCTGACACTTGAGGGGATTGGTGGGGAACCGGTGGACCTGGTGGTCGGTGACCTCTCCTTCATCCCGCTCGGGCTGGTACTGCCCGCCCTCGTGCGGTGCGCGGCGCCCGACGCCGATCTGGTGCTGATGGTCAAACCACAGTTCGAGGTCGGCAAGGAGCGGCTGGGCAGCGGGGGAGTGGTCCGCAGCGCCGAACTGCGCGCCGAAGCGGTGCGCACGGTGGCCGGGCGGGCGGCGGAACTCGGACTGGGCGTGCTGGGCGTGACCGCCAGCCCGCTCCCGGGGCCGTCGGGCAATGTCGAGTACTTTTTGTGGATGCGCGCCGGGGCGCCGGCACTGGACCCGGCGGATGTTGACCGTGCAGTGGCGGAGGGGCCCAGTTGACCACTTCAGAAGCAGCGCAGGAGAAGGAAGCAGCGCCCGTGTCCGAGACGGCAGTGCCCGGGGCGGGTGCGGCCGGGGCGGGCGTGGCCGGGGCGGCCATGCCTGTAACGGAGCACGCGCCGTCGATGCCGGCGGCCGAGCCGACGGCGGACCGCACTGTCTTCCTGCTTGCGCACACCGGCCGCCCGGCGGCCATCCGCAGCGCCGAACTGGTCGTTCAGGGGCTGCTGCGCAGCGGAATCGGGGTACGGGTGCTCGCCGCCGAGGCCGCGGACCTGCCGCTGCCACCCGCTGTCGAGCGCGTCGACGCGGACCGTGACGTGCTGAACGGCTGTGAGCTGCTGATCGTGCTCGGCGGGGACGGGACGCTGCTGCGCGGAGCGGAGTTCGCGCGGGTCTCGGGCGTGCCGATGCTCGGGGTGAACCTCGGGCGGGTGGGCTTCCTGGCCGAGGCCGAGCGGGATGACCTCGACAAGGTCGTGGACCGGGTGGTGACCCGGCAGTACGAGGTCGAGGAGCGGATGACGATCGATGTGCTCGTCCGCAACGACGGGCACATCGTGCACACGGACTGGGCGCTGAACGAGGCGTCGGTCGAGAAGGCGGCGCGGGAGCGGCTGCTCGAGGTCGTCACGGAGGTCGACAACCGGCCGGTCTCGCGCTTCGGCGGCGACGGTGTGGTCTGCGCGACTCCGACCGGCTCGACGGCGTACGCGTTCTCGGCGGGCGGGCCGGTGGTGTGGCCCGAGGTGGAGGCGCTGCTGATGGTGCCGATCAGCGCCCATGCGCTGTTCGCCAAGCCGCTGGTGACGTCGCCGAAGTCGGTGCTCGCGGTGGAGGTGCAGCCGCAGACGCCGCATGGGGTGCTGTGGTGCGACGGCCGCCGCACGGTGGAGCTGCCGGCGGGGGCGCGGGTGGAGGTACGGCGGGGTGCGGTACCGGTGCGGCTGGCCCGGCTCCACCATGCGTCGTTCACGGACCGCTTGGTCGCCAAGTTCGCGCTGCCGGTGGCGGGGTGGCGGGGGGCGCCGCACTAGTCCGCTGGGTGCGGGTGCGTGTGGGATCCAGCCCCTCCGGCGATTGAGGAGCGGGGTCCGGGGCGGAGCCCCGGCGGGGGTCCAGGGGGCGGAGCCCCCGGGGGGCTTTCCGCCGGAGGCGCCCGCGGTCCGCACCGGGCATGTGTGCGGGTCGACCCCACAAGTGGCGCCCCTTCGTCGCATCGCACCGGCCAAACCTCGTATGGTCGTGCACGTGCTGGAGGAGATGCGGATACGTGCGCTGGGCGTCATCGACGACGCGGTCGTCGAGCTGTCGCCCGGCTTCACCGCGGTGACCGGTGAGACCGGCGCGGGCAAGACCATGGTCGTCACCAGCCTCGGGCTGCTGCTGGGCGGCCGGGCCGATGCCGCCCTGGTGCGGATCGGGGCCAAGGCGGCGGTCGTCGAGGGGCGCATTTCGGTCGACGCCCGTTCGGCGGCGGCCGTAAGGGCCGAGGAGGCGGGCGCCGAGCTCGAGGACGGCGTGCTGCTGATCAGCCGTACGCTCTCCGCCGAGGGGCGGTCGCGCGCGCATGTGGGCGGCCGGTCGGTGCCCGTGGGGCTGCTGGGCGAGCTGGCCGACGATCTGGTGGCCGTGCACGGCCAGACCGATCAGCAGGGCCTGCTGCGGCCCGCCCGGCAGCGGCAGGCGCTGGACCGGTACGCGGGGGCCGCGGTGGCCGGGCCCCTGGAGAAGTACGCGGGGGCCTATCGCCGGCTGCGCGCCGTCACGGCCGAGTGGGAGGAATTGACCACGCGGGCCCGCGAGCGCGCGCAGGAGGCGGATCTGCTGCGGTTCGGGCTCGAAGAGGTCGCGGAGGCCGAGCCACGGCCCGGAGAGGACGTCGAGTTGGCGGCCGAGGCCGAGCGGCTGGGGCACGCCGAGGCCCTGGCGTCCGCCGCCGCCCTCGCGCACGCCGCCCTCGCCGGGAACCCGGAGGACCCGGAGGGCGTGGACGCGGCCACTCTGGTCGCGGGCGCCCATCGCGCCGTTGAGGCCGTGCGCTCCCATGACTCGGCGCTGGCCGGGCTCGCCGACCGGATCGGTGAGATCGGCATCCTGGTGTCGGATGTGGCCGGGGATCTCGCGGGGTACGCCGACAACCTCGACGCCGACCCGATCCGCCTGGGTGCCGTCGAGGAGCGCCGCGCCGCGCTGGCGCAGCTGACCCGTAAGTACGGCGAGACCATCGCGGACGTGCTGGCCTGGGCGGAGCAGGGCGCCGCCCGGCTGGCCGAACTGGACGGCGACGACGACCGCATCGGCGAGCTGGCCGCCGAGCGCGACGCGCTCCGCGCCGAGCTGGGCGAGCTGGCGCAGACGCTCACCGACGCCCGTACGGAGGCGGCGGGGCGTTTCGCGGAGGCGGTCACGGCCGAGCTGGCCTCGCTGGCGATGCCGCATGCCCGGGTCACGTTCGCGATTCACCAGACCGAGACGGAGACGGACGGCATCGAGGTGGGCGGCCGCGCGGTCGTCTTCGGGCCGCACGGGGCCGACGAGGTCGAGCTGCTGCTCGCCCCGCATCCGGGCGCCCCGCCCCGGCCGATCGCCAAGGGCGCCTCCGGGGGTGAGCTGTCCCGGGTGATGCTCGCGGTGGAAGTCGTCTTCGCGGGCTCCGACCCCGTACCGACGTATCTCTTCGACGAGGTGGACGCGGGCGTCGGCGGTAAGGCGGCGGTCGAGGTGGGCCGCCGGCTGGCCAAGCTCGCGCGTTCCGCGCAGGTCGTGGTGGTCACCCATCTGCCGCAGGTCGCGGCGTTCGCCGACCGGCATCTGGTGGTCGAGAAGACCAACGACGGGTCGGTGACACGCAGCGGGGTGAAGGCCATGGAGGGCGAGGACCGCGTACGGGAGCTGTCGCGGATGCTCGCGGGCCAGGAGGACTCCGAACTCGCGCGGGCGCATGCGGAAGAGCTCCTGGAGGCGGCACGCGCGGGACGCTGACCTTCACCCGAAAGGGTGGTACCGCGGACGTACGGGCGAGCTCGGGGTAGACGTCGCCGGGGAGCGTTGCGACGAGGGTTCGGCGAGTGCTGGCATCCTTGGGCGGTCCCTCCGTTTCGCCCCGTCACCGTCTCAGGAGCTCCGCCCGCGTGAGCAGTACCGCGAGTAGCACCCCGGTCCCGCCGCACGGGCAGCCGTCGCTGCACGCCGTTCAGGTGCTGGGCGGCGGGAGTTCGGGCAGCGGGGTGCACGTGCGGTCGTTGTCGGCCGGGCTGGTGGCGCGCGGGCTGCGGGTGACCGTCTGCGGGCCCTGGAGCGCCGAGCGGGGCTACGGCTTCGCCGAGACGGGAGCGCGGTTCACCGGGCTCGACGCCCTGACGGGCGCCGGAAGCATGGCGTCGCTGCGCAGGGCCACCCAGGGGGCGGCCCTGGTGCACGCCCATGGGCTGCGGTCGGGGCTGCTGGCCGCCGTGGCGCTGCGTGGCCGGAATGTGCCGCTGATCGTCACCTGGCACACCCGCGTGGACGCCGAGGGTGCGCGGGCCCGTCTCGTCGGACTGATGGAGCGCCGGGTGGCGCGGGCCGCCGCGATCGTGCTGGGGGCCTCCTCGGATCTGGTGGAGCGGGCCAGGGCCCGCGGCGCCCGCGACGCGCGGCTGGCCCCGGTCGCGGTGCCCGCACCGCGCCCGGCACCGGAGCCGGGCGATGGCCGCCGCCAGAAGGCGCGGGCCGAACTGGGCGTGGTGGAGCGGCCGTTGCTGGTCACGGCGGGCCGGCTGGAGGCGGTGGCCGGGCACGGCCCGCTGCTGGACGCGGCGCGGCGCTGGCGCGGGCTGGATCCGCAGCCGCTGCTGGTGGTGGCGGGGGAGGGGCCGGACCGCGCGGTGCTGCAGCGCCGGATCGACCTGGAGGGGCTGCCGGTGCGGCTGCTCGGCCGGCGTGAGGATGTACCGGGGCTGCTCTCGGCGGCCGATGTGGCGGTGCTTTCCAGCCGCTGGGAGGCGCGCTCGCTGCTGGCCCAGGAGGCGCTGCACGCGGGGGTGCCGCTGGTGGCGACGGCGGTGGGCGGGGTGCCGGAGCTGGTCGGGGACGCGGCCGAACTCGTCCCGTACGGCGACCCGGAGGCTCTGGCAGAGGCGGTGACCGGGCTGCTCGCGGATCCGGTGCGCCGGGTGGAGCTCGCCGCGGCGGGGCGGGCGCGGACGGCCGGCTGGCCGACGGAGGACGACACCGTCGCCCATGTCCTCAGCGTCTACGATGAGTTGGTGCAGACCTTTCTGCGTGAAGGGGTTGACGGGCCCGGTCGTTGATCGGCAGGGTGCTGGGCAGAGGAACGAGAGAGCGCTCTCAATTCGCTTCTCCCGTTACCCCCCACGCCATTTTCCCGGCAACCCCCACTACGCCGAGGAGCACCATCATCATGATCAGTCGTAGGAAGCTGCTGGGTGGCATAGCCGCCTCCGCCGCTGCCGCGGGAACGGGCCTGGCCTTCGCCGGTGGCCGCGCCAGCGGTGCGCCGAGCGCGAAGGCCGCCGCCTCCCTGCCCCTGACCGTCGTCAACAAGACGGGGCAGTACGACAACGCATCGGTCTGGCTCTACATCGTCGGCAACGAGGGCGACCGGCAGGTCCACGTCACCCCCGACGGCACCATCGCCCCCGTCGCGATGTCCGACAACGGCTCGGACGGCTTCACCGACTACGCGATCCCGCTGGCCGGAAGCGGCGACACCAAGCTGAACCTGCCGCAGATGTCCGGCCGGATCTATGTCGCGCTCGGCTCGAAGCTCAAGCTGAAGGTGGTCGAGGACGGGGCGGGCAAGGCCGCGCTGCAGTACCCGGCCGGCTGGGTGTCCGGCGACCCGAACTTCGACATCATGCACGACTGCGCGGAGTTCACGTACAACGACTCCGGGATGTTCTGCAACACCACCATGGTGGACATGTTCAGCGTCCCGCTGTCGATCCACCTCACCGGCGCCCAGGACCAGACCACCGGCACCCTCAAGGACGGCGCCCGCGCCAAGGTCTTCTCCGACCTCGCCGGCGTCGACGCCTACAAGAAGCTGATCGTCGGCGACAATCTGCGGGTGATCGCTCCGGGCCATGGCATGGGCGCGGGGCTGTTCGCGGAGGACTACTTCGCGTCCTACATCGACCAGGTCTGGGACGCCTACGGATCGAAGGACCTCAAGGTCACCACCAACGCGGGCACCTTCACCGGCCGGGTGAGCGGCGGGAAGTTCTCCTTCACCGGCCCGGCGTCGGTCTCCTTCGACAAGCCCTCCACCAAGGACGTGCTGTTCTGCGACGGCGCCCTGGCCGCGCCCAACGACGGGACGACGGGCCCGGTCGCGGCGATCCTCGGCGCGGGCTTCAACCGCACGACGCTGCACAACACCGATGCCCAGCCGACCACCGACCCGGCCGCCTTCTACGGCGAGGAGGTCACCAACCACTACGCCAAGGCCATGCACGCGGCGACGGTGGACGGCAAGGCGTACGGCTTCGCCTTCGACGACGTGGCGGAGTTCGCGTCCTACATCCAGGACACGGCGCCCAAGGGGATCACGCTCACGCTGACTCCGTTCTAGGGGGCGGGGTGTCCGGCGGGGTGTGACGCCTGCGGCGTGCTTGTTCCCCTCCCCGCCCCTTCCCGTAACTGGGGCTTCGCCCCAGACCCCGCGGGGCTCGGGGGTGAAGCCGCTGACGTGCGGTGGAGCTGCATGCCGGTGCCGTGGGGAGGGGAGCGGCCCGTCGGGCGGGGTGGGTTCCGGTCGCGGTTCGGTACAGGGCGGCCGGGCGGGGAGGTGTTCGTGGCGTGTGGTGTGTTTGTTCCCCTCCCGCCCCTTCCCGCAACTGGGGCTTCGCCCCAGACCCCAGACCCCAGACCCCGAGCCCCAGGCCCCACGCCCCAGGCCTCGAGCCCCAGGCCCCGGGGGTGATGCCCCTGACGTGTGGCGGAGCCGCATGTCGATGCCGTGGGGAGGGGGACAGCTCGCCGGGCCGGGTGGGCTCCGGCTGCCGTTCGGCACAGGGCGGCTGGGCGGGGAGGTCTCTGCGGCGCACGGCGGGGCGGCGCCGCGGAGGGTGAGGGAGCCACTCCCCGCCCGGCTACACGTCCGGCGACCCGCCCGGCGGCACGGGGGGACGCCGGGCGGGAAGCCCGGGCACTGCGGGACGGCCCGCACCCGCGTCGGGCGGGGCGGCACCCGTGTCGGGGCCCCGCACCCGTGCAGGGTGAGCCGCACCCGTTCGGGGTGAGCCGCACCCGTTCGGGGTGAGCCGCACCCGTTCGGGGTGAGCCGCACCCGTTCAGGGTGAGCCGCACCCGTTCAGGCGGGGCGTAAACGCGTCACGCGGGGCGTGACCGCGTCAGGTGGGCCGCACCCGTGCCAGGCGGCCCGCATCCGTGTCCGGCGGGGCGTACCCGTGCAGGGTGAGCCGCATTCGTGTCACGCGGGGCGTAACCGCGTCAGGTGGGCCGCACCCGCGTCAGGCGGCCCGTACCCGTGCAGGGTGAGCCGCATCCGCGTCAGGTGAGCCGCACCACGCGCCAGGCGGGCCGCACCCGCGTCGGGCGGCTGGCACCCGCGTCACGTGGGCCGCACCCGTGTCAGGCAGCCCGCACCCGCGTCACGCGGGGCAGGCAGTGTGGGGCGCCGCTGCGTTATCGCACGTGGCGGCGGGCCTGGAGGGCCACTCCCAGGGCGAGAACCGTCTGGGGGTCCTCCAGGTCGCTGCCCAGCAGCCGGGAGATCCGGGCCAGCCGGTCGTACAGCGTCTGGCGGTTGAGGTGCAGTGCGCGGGCCGTCTCCGCCTTGCGGCCCGCGTGGTGCAGATATGTCTCCAGTGTCGGCACCAGCGGCGGGCGGGCGGTGCGGTCATGGGTGAGCAGCGGACCGATCACCCGGTCGACGAAGGCGGCCAGATCGCCGTGTTCCCGCAGTCGCCACAGCAACAGGTCGACATCCAGGCTCCGTACGTCGTACCAGTCCCGGTCGGTCAGCCCGCCCGCCGCGTTCGCCGCCTCCGCCGCATGCCGCAGCTCGGTGCCGGCCGCGTCCCAGCCGACCGCGAGCCCGGCGATCACCACCGGCTGCCGCGCGCCCGCCCGGTCCGGCCAGGCCCGTTCCACCCCGGCCCGCAGCGCCGCCGCGATCCGCTCCGCCACCGCGCCGCGCTCGGTCGCGCCGCGCAGCCCCGCCAGCAGCGGGACCCGGCCCTCCGGAAGTCGTACGCCGAGCAGCACCGGCACCCCGACCGCCGCCAGCTCCTCCTGCAGGGCGTGGGCCAGCGCCGCCCAGCTCTCCCCGCCCCCGGCCAGCGGGCGCGGATCCTCCACCAGCCGCATCACCACCGGCAGCAGTGGCCCGTCCGCGCCCGGCCGGAAGCCCAGCACCCGGGCCTGGGCGGGGGCGTCCGAGGCCTCGATGCGGCCCTCCGCGAGATCGGTGAGGAAGTCCCCGCGCCCGCGCGCCGCCAGCTCCTCCTCCTGACGCGTCCGCAGCAGCACCACCGCCAGCAGATCCGCCGTCCGCTCGGCGGCGATCTTGTGCACCGGCCCCAGCGGCCCGGCCACCGGAAGGACCGTCAGCCGCGCCCGTACGGAGCCGGGCCCCGGCCCGCCGCCCGGGATGTCCGCCATCACACTGCCCGCCGGCGGTTCGGGCCGCTCGGCCGCGCGCCGCGCCCGCAGCCCCTCCCACACCTGCAGCGGATCGGCCGCGCCCGCCGGGGGCGTACCGCCGGGCCCCGCCGCGTACAGCAACTGCCCGTCGGGGGTCTCCAGGAAGACCGGATTGGCAGCGAAGGCGGCGAAGTGGCACAGGATCTCCGGCACCCCGCCGCCGCGCAGCAGCACCTCGGTGGCCTGCCGGTGCACCACATCGGCCTGGCGCAGCAGGGCGTAGTGCGCATTGACGATCTCGGTGTGGATCTCCTCGGTGACCGTCACGAACGGCACCTCGCGGTGGAGTTGCACCAGCGGCAGCCCGCACGAGCGCGCCGTGTCCACGACCGGCCCCGGCAGCGTGCGGAACCGGGCTCCCAGCTCCACCACCAGCGCCGCGATGCCCCGCTCGGCGAGCCGGCGGACGAAGGCGCGCTGCTCGGCGGGGCGCGACCCGACCCCGAGGCCGGTGGTCAACAGCAGCTCACCGCCCTTGAGCAGCGCGGCGATATTGGGCACCTCGCCCGCGTGCACCCAGCGCACCGGGCGTTCCAGCAGCTCTTCCCCGGCCACCACCTCGGGGAGCCCGCGGCGCAGGGCGGGAAGGCCGAGGGCCCGCGCCACGGTGATCGTCCCATGCGGCTCCCGAGGCATCCGCGGCTCGTGCGGCTCGCCGGGCACCCGCGGCTCGCCGGGCACCCGCGGCTGCTGCGGTTCGCCAGGCACCCGCGGCTCGTGCGGTTCCCGCGACTCCCGCGGCTCGTGCGGTCCCTGCGGTTCCCGCGACTCCCGCGGTTCCATGGTCAGGACGCTCCCCGGACGGGGCCCTCTTCGCCGGTCAGCGCGCTAGCCTCCGTACGCGCCGGACGCCGTCAGCCGCAGCGCGGTGTCGATCAGCGGCACATGGCTGAACGCCTGCGGGAAGTTGCCCACCTGACGCTGGTTCTTCGGGTCCCACTCCTCGGCCAGCAGCCCGAGGTCGTTGCGGAGCCCGAGCAGCTTCTCGAAGAGCTTCCGGGCCTCGTCCACCCGGCCGATCATCGCCAGGTCGTCGGCGAGCCAGAACGAGCAGGCCAGGAAGGCCCCTTCGTCGCCCTCGAGACCGTCCACCCCGGCGTCCTCGCCCGCCGTGGGGTAGCGCATGACGAAGCCGTCCTCGGTCGACAGCTCCCGCTGGATCGCCTCGATGGTGCCGATGACCCGCTTGTCGTCCGGCGGCAGAAAGCCCATCTGCGGGATGAGCAGCAGCGAGGCGTCCAGCTCCTTGGAGCCGTAGGACTGGGTGAAGGTGTTGCGCTCGGCGTCGTAGCCCCGCTCGCAGACGTCCCGGTGGATCTCGTCGCGCAGCTCCCGCCAGCGCTCCAACGGCCCGTCCACATCGCCGGATTCGATGAGCTTGACGGTGCGGTCGACCGCGACCCAGGCCATCACCTTGGAGTGCACGAAGTGGCGGCGCGGCCCGCGCACCTCCCAGATGCCCTCGTCCGGCTCGTCCCAGTGCTCCTCGAGGTAGCGGATCAGCTTCAGCTGCAGCACGCTCGCGTAGTCGTTGCGCGCCAGACCCGTCATATGGGCCAGGTGCAGCGCCTCGGTGACCTCGCCGTAGACGTCCAGCTGGAGCTGGCCCGCCGCGCCGTTGCCGACCCGGACCGGCTGGGAGTTCTCATAGCCGGGCAGCCAGGTCAGCTCGGCCTCGGCCAACTCCCGCTCGCCGGCGATGCCGTACATGATCTGCAGGTTCTCCGGGTCGCCCGCGACCGCGCGCAGCAGCCATTCGCGCCAGGCGCGCGCCTCCTCGCGGTAGCCGGTGCGCAGCAGCGAGGAGAGGGTGATCGCGGCGTCCCGCAGCCAGGTGAAGCGGTAGTCCCAGTTCCGGACGCCGCCGATCTCCTCGGGCAGCGAGGTGGTGGGCGCCGCGACGATGCCGCCGGTGGGGGCGTAGGTCAGCGCCTTGAGCGTGATCAGCGAGCGGACCACCGCGTCCCGGTAGGGGCCGTGGTACGTGCAGTGCTCGACCCACTCGCGCCAGAACGCCTCGGTGGCCTCCAGGGCGACCTCCGGCTCGGGCAGCGCGGGCGGCTCGTTGTGCGAGGGCTGCCAGCTGATGGTGAAGGCGATCCGGTCGCCGGGGCCCACCGTGAAGTCGGAGTAGGTGGTGAGGTCCTTGCCGTAGGTGTCGGCCTCGGTGTCCAGCCAGACGGAGTCCGGGCCGGCGACGGCGACGGTACGGGTGTCCACCCGGTGCACCCACGGCACGACCCAGCCGTAGGAGAAGCGCATCCGCAGCGCGGAGCGCATCGGCACCCGGCCGCTGACCCCCTCGACGATCCGCACCAGTTGCGGGGCGCCGTCACGGGGCGGCATGAAGTCGATCACACGGACCGTGCCGCGCGGAGTGTCCCATTCCGATTCCAGCACCAGTGAGTCGCCGCGGTAGCGGCGGCGGTCGGCGGCGGGCGGCCGGCTCCCCGAGGGGAAGGCGGGCCCGAGGCGCCAGAAACCGTGTTCCTCAGTGCCCAGCAGACCGGCGAAGACGGCATGGGAGTCGAACCGCGGCAGGCACAGCCAGTCGACCGTGCCGTCCCTGCAGACGAGGGCGGCGGTCTGCATATCACCAATCAGTGCGTAATCCTCGATACGCCCGGCCACGTGCATTCCCCATTCGAACGGCCGTACCACCCCGGAGGGCGCTTCTTACG
Coding sequences:
- a CDS encoding glycoside hydrolase family 15 protein, with the protein product MHVAGRIEDYALIGDMQTAALVCRDGTVDWLCLPRFDSHAVFAGLLGTEEHGFWRLGPAFPSGSRPPAADRRRYRGDSLVLESEWDTPRGTVRVIDFMPPRDGAPQLVRIVEGVSGRVPMRSALRMRFSYGWVVPWVHRVDTRTVAVAGPDSVWLDTEADTYGKDLTTYSDFTVGPGDRIAFTISWQPSHNEPPALPEPEVALEATEAFWREWVEHCTYHGPYRDAVVRSLITLKALTYAPTGGIVAAPTTSLPEEIGGVRNWDYRFTWLRDAAITLSSLLRTGYREEARAWREWLLRAVAGDPENLQIMYGIAGERELAEAELTWLPGYENSQPVRVGNGAAGQLQLDVYGEVTEALHLAHMTGLARNDYASVLQLKLIRYLEEHWDEPDEGIWEVRGPRRHFVHSKVMAWVAVDRTVKLIESGDVDGPLERWRELRDEIHRDVCERGYDAERNTFTQSYGSKELDASLLLIPQMGFLPPDDKRVIGTIEAIQRELSTEDGFVMRYPTAGEDAGVDGLEGDEGAFLACSFWLADDLAMIGRVDEARKLFEKLLGLRNDLGLLAEEWDPKNQRQVGNFPQAFSHVPLIDTALRLTASGAYGG
- a CDS encoding PucR family transcriptional regulator, yielding MPREPHGTITVARALGLPALRRGLPEVVAGEELLERPVRWVHAGEVPNIAALLKGGELLLTTGLGVGSRPAEQRAFVRRLAERGIAALVVELGARFRTLPGPVVDTARSCGLPLVQLHREVPFVTVTEEIHTEIVNAHYALLRQADVVHRQATEVLLRGGGVPEILCHFAAFAANPVFLETPDGQLLYAAGPGGTPPAGAADPLQVWEGLRARRAAERPEPPAGSVMADIPGGGPGPGSVRARLTVLPVAGPLGPVHKIAAERTADLLAVVLLRTRQEEELAARGRGDFLTDLAEGRIEASDAPAQARVLGFRPGADGPLLPVVMRLVEDPRPLAGGGESWAALAHALQEELAAVGVPVLLGVRLPEGRVPLLAGLRGATERGAVAERIAAALRAGVERAWPDRAGARQPVVIAGLAVGWDAAGTELRHAAEAANAAGGLTDRDWYDVRSLDVDLLLWRLREHGDLAAFVDRVIGPLLTHDRTARPPLVPTLETYLHHAGRKAETARALHLNRQTLYDRLARISRLLGSDLEDPQTVLALGVALQARRHVR